The window ataagttatcaaaatgttttaaaaacactttatgaGACCATAGTACTCAGTGCCTTTTGTGAGACAGTGGGTCATTTAGCCTTCAGCTTCCCTGTTTTTGATGTAGAGAAAGCTTCTATTTCACTGGCCTCATCCCACAAGATTGTGCGACCTTTCCCCGTCATAGCCTGTCGTGACAATCACGCTATTGAAAGTGGCTTTCTAGTTAAAATGCAATTGGAAACTTGACAGTCTCTAAATGAATTAAAAGTTTCCTTTGGGGCTATTTAGCTTAACAGCAGTCTACAAATAATTAAAGTGTGAGCTTAAGAAAAGTATCTTTGCGGGGAGAAAAATGTCAGATATTTTTAATGCCCAGCTATAAATAATTTTGGTGTCTTGATATTTATAcatgcaaaatagaaaaaaaatgttcaacatttattgattgataGACTGTTAAAATTTAATGTTTGGAATAACATTTGGAAGTAGTAGACTTTGCATTAAAAAATGGCTTTTCTTTAGGAAAGtataatcaattattttaatgACCATAGCATTCATGGACTCAAATGCTGCTGCCACACACAACTCAAGTGCTGGAATATTTTTCTACAGTCTCTCTGTTCTACGGATTATCTTGTAAACCAGTGTTCAACTAGTTTTATAACTGAAAAGCTGCACATTTTTCACAGTACAAGCCGTAGTTTTTACCTGTAGTTTGGACTTCTCTGTTAGAATGTAACTGCATTACCAGCCCTTTTAAAGGCATCTATCTATCAAAGGAAAATTTGGGTGTTAGATTTTCTTGGGACCGTTTCTGTAACCTTTGCCCTTCACAATATAGAAAATATTGGTTTTGCCATTACATTTTAATGCCAGGTTTAAAACCTGTTGAAAGCTGCAGCTTTATACAGCTTTCTTCTCCCTGTGAAATCACTTTGTTTATGtgatggcatttaaaaaatagcatgttctttttaaactgaattttatATCTAATCAATGTCTTCAGTCTTGAAGAAGAATTTGCATTGTTGTGTTTGTATATAGAGTATTGCAGTGCATGAATTAGctttatgcattttattaaatgctGTTTCAATGTGGCATTATTGTTGTGGCTTAATACTACTACCTAAATGAGGTTTATACTATTAAAAGTGAATTAAAGACTAACATGCATCctgctcttcatttttcttcatgatAGTAGTAATGCCTGGCCCCCAAACAATGCAGCGCTCTCTTGTGTTATGGACATGAAGCATCCTGGTGGTCCTGTCTCTACAGCTCTCTGGCTCCTACCTTAGCCTTAGCGGCCAAGAGGGATTGGGCCCTCTGTGGTCCACTGGACTTATTAATACCTTTAGTGGGAAACCCTGGCAGGACAGTCTTTACATCCACCCAGCAAGGCAGCTCCTTGGTGTGGAGGTAGGGAAGCCACACACATGTTTCTGGAGCAGAGCACAGTTAGGCTGCTGGAACATTCAGATGCCATTACAGACAGGCCTTAAATTGGCAAGCTTATTCTCTAAGGATACGTGCTATCAAGGGCAAAAACAAGCTCCAAAAGTTTCAGAAGTTAGAACATATTCATTATGTCATCTGACCTCTCATGTTCCAGGTGAAAATTCTGAGGTCCAAAGTCTGATGCATGACAGAACTCACTGGCAGGCAGATAGGgcctcactccgtcacccaggctggaatgcagtggtacagtcatggctcactccagcctcaacctcctgggctcaagtgatcctcctgcctcagcctcctgagtaactgggaccacagcagATGATACAGGTTTAGATGGTGCTGCCAGGTAGTGcctcaaagagaagaaaagtggTCACTTCAGAATAAGGCTGTGAACACTGCTTGTGCAAGTAAAATTAAGAACATGTTATCAATTATAAAATCCTCACATTTTCTCTAattaattttctcccatttctgtatattttaaaccCATCTTTCATCACTACTAAACAAAATAGGGAAAGACAAAGGTTTAAAGAGAAACTATCCAGGATCAAGTAGCCTACagggaacaaaaaaagaaaataatgtttatttccaCAAATTATCTGCTGCCTGTGAAGCTGGCCACACAGGCAGTAACTGCACCACAGGACTGCTGCTGTCTCCACACGTCCTTTCAGGGTCTGGGCTGTCCACCTCACTGCCCATTGCTCCTGTGTCAAGCCTGAACTCAAACCCTAGTTATCTGTCCCATTAGGGACCAGACATTTATTCTGTCTAGAGAATGGTCACCACTCCTTTTGGTTCAGGACATTCCTGCTGGTTAGCAGCCTCTTTGGGCCCTAGAGGGAAGGAATACTCTCATAAGGCTTTGTGTGTCACTAGCTATGGAGACCTACACTGCAGATGAAAGCCAAAAGGAACTAGGTGCTTTCTGAAGAGCCCTTGCAGCCAAGTAGAACGCCCAGGCAGGTGGTATCAAGGTCAAGACTTCAGTCAGTTGGGTGGGGAACTGAAACCAGCAGACATGGGAGGGCTCTCTGTGGAGGAGAGCTTTTTCCACCcagccaaaatgctgatagcagaGAGACAAGATGCTAGATTTCAATTAAACACTCCCTTTGTAAGTCTGTCACTCAAGGAACACCTGTCCATTATACATCAGTCTCTGCCCaccttcccctcccacccccgACAAGCCATCACCCCAAACCCAGATCTGGTACAGAATCAAACTTGAGCATCAAATGTAAAAGATCCAAATCTGCTCAATTTAATGTGATAATCTCCAACAGTTAATGAAACACATCGTAGTATGACATCATTTCACCAGCCAGCTACTTCATGTGGCAGAAAAGGTAaccttttccccattttacagacaaaaccAGTTACAGACCTGGAAAGCTTTTAGGACTTGACCAAGGCCCCAGCAGGTAGAGGAATGAAAACTTCAGTCCTGCTCTGTCAAGCACCACTGtccttttttaattcttttaaccaCTGCCTTCCTGTCTCAGATAAAGTCAGGTCTCCTTGGCTGAGTTTCTAGGGGTCCGTGGTCCAACTGGTCCTTCACTTTAtaattaaacttatttaaaaaattttttttcttgagacagtcttgctctgtggcccaggctggagtgcagtagcgcacgatcatgattcactgcagccttgatctcgcAGGCtcgagatcctcccacctcagcttcccaaatagctgggactacagacgcgaaacaccacacccatctaatttttgtactttttgtagagacaaggtcttgccatgttgcccaggctggtctcgaactcctgggctcaactatccgcccacatcagcctcccaaagtgctgggattacaggcatgagccaccacacccagcctagctAAACCTATTCTTAAGGTGACCCTAGAAGGCTCTGCTGTCTTCTGGAGGCTGAAACCTCCACTTTAGCATAACTAAAGTGACAGTAACATCAGTGTCCTATGAGGAAAGAACAAGGAAGGTGCTCAGTAATGCAGCACTCCCTCCTCCAGAGCTTGGTAAGCAGGGCCTGAGGGAGCCAGCAGAGCCAGCTATAGACACCATCCCCCCAGCAGGGCCCCAATGTCTCCACTAGGTGGTGTCTCCTCATTTCCTCCATGGCCTACAAACCTCCCTGCTAATGCACACAGTGGCTGGGCCATGGGTTGGCAGTGGCTGACTGGTCAGCAGGTACGTGCCTGAGTGAGGCTGGCCTGTCAGCCACTGGGGCTCCTCCATCTCTGGCCCATGGCTAGGCCCCCCAGCAGGCAAGGGTAATCAACTGTACTTAAAAAAGTGAGCACTGCACGAAGGGTTGCCTTTGGATTTCTGAAAAATACCCCCAAGGAACTGAACGGAGGGGTGTACACACTGCCAACCACAGACAGTGCTAGCCAGACTCAACCACAGCAGCCCTTATGTTCTCCAGAGTAGAGCCCAGAGGAAGATTCAAAGCCAGCGGAGACCAGTAAAGGGTCGCAGGACCAAAACAGGTGTCAACAGGCTGTGGCCTTAACCTCTCAGGCCCAAAGCCTTTCTGCTACACAGGCCTTCCTCTTCACTAGGACCAGATACACGCCAAGCTGCTATTAGGAAGCGTTTTATTGACCAGCAGAGCAGGGATATTCATTTAGCAGCTCAGCTTCAGACCCTCCTCTCCCACATCCTTTTACACAGGTGTGTAAAGTCCTTTTAATGCAAAAGGATTTCCAGAGTCTCCAGGGACAGAACCAGGGGCTTCCCTGGGCCAAAGTAATCCCATTCCAATCTCCCCACTGGTCAGACACCATCACCCCAGCCCACAGTGACCGTGGGCCTTAGTCCTGGGCATCGGCTTTCAGAGCGGCTTTGTACTTCCCCCTCATCTCCTTGGGTAATGGCACCAGGCTGGGGCAGGGCACCTGCCCTTCCACTTCACAGATGCACTCCCGCAGGCAGTACTTTCGAGGGCCGAAGTTGGCTGGGTGAGAAAGctgctttttctcctcctcctcttccctgagGGTTTCCCTGCCAAAGAGCACAGACGGCAACCAAGCATTGGCAACTTTGAGTGGCAGGCACAGGGCAGTTTCTCAGCCGAGACAACCCCACCATCCACCAGGGACACCTGGATCTCCTGCCTTCTAACCTGATCCTCACTGTCAAAGCCTATCGCTGTCTCCCTGCTGGCCCCTGAGGAGAGCGCTGAAAGAAGGCCTGCTGTTGTCCCCTCACACCACAGCAGCAAGCCTACACAGTGCGGTCAGCCTATCTGCTGCCACAGGTGGAGCCCACAGCTCTCACATGCAATCACAAGATAAAGGAGCCTGAAAAGGCCTCTGTGTGGTTTCTCAAAGACAGACTTTTTCAGCTTCCGTCCCTTTCTGTCTCCTCTCATTCATGGAAAGAAAGACCTGTCACCAGGAGCCCTAGGGCTAGATGTCTGCTAGCTCCAAGCTGAGATTCCCAGGAGAGATGGGTTAGCAGCTGCACAGGGCCACAAGTCAGCTGCATTTCAGCTTCCCGTCCCCCGCAAGAGGGAGAGAGGTACTTCTCACACTGTACAGCCAAGGGAGATAAAGCTTACAGAGGTTTAATGATTTGGTAAAGAGCAACATCAGAAAGAACTGATTCTACAGCCCCAGCTCTTATTAGTGTCTGGCGTTCACTGTCAGAGAATCTTACCTCTCAACACCCTTCCCACACACCCCTTTCTTCCTCAAATTCTCTGGGCTGAGAAGTTTGTTCCTTCCAGGTCAAACCAAACAACTCACTCATTCTTCCCCAAGATTTTTCTGATGTGCTCCATGATCTCCTTATTGCTCTTGGTCTCCACATCCACCAGGACCTGCTCCCCAGAATCTGGAAACGGAAAGCACGGGGCAGAAGAGAAACAGAACTCACAGCGCACTCAGCCTCAAAAAGTTGTAATTTGGGACTTGCTTTTAGTGgcagaaacattttaataataaaatagatatactTGTTTACATAATCTGTAATACTACccttcctttttccatttttctttagacCTGAGCAAGCATAAACTTTAGATATGTAAAAAAACATGCCATTTTAAtagaaagacattccatgttcatggatagaaagaccCAATATTCTTAAGACGGCAATTCTCCCCAGACTGATCTACAGATTAAatcaatccctatcaaaatcccaagcGGTGTTTCTGTAGAAACTTAGAAATTAagcctaaaattcatatggaaatgcaaaggacccaaaagagccaaaacaattctaaaaaacGAGAAAATGGGAGAACGTTTACTTTCCAATTTCAAATTTACAATAAATTGAAATTActataatcaagacagtgtggtactagtATAagaatatggccgggcgcggtggctcaaacctgtaattccagcactttgggaggctgaggcaggtggatcatgaggtcaggagttcaagaccagcctggccaacatagtgaaaccccatctctactaaaaatacaaaaaattagctgggaggcagaactgcttgaacccaggaggcagaggttgcagtgagtggagatagcaccactgcactccagtctgggcaacagtgtgagactttgtctcgaaaaaaaaaaagaatagacacaCACTGTAATGGAACAAAActgagtccagaaataaacccttatttGTAAGGTCAATTGCTTTTCAGCAAAGATACCAAGataattcaatgaagaaagatAATCGTTTCAACAAATGgcgctgggataactggctatctATATGCTAAATAGGTGAATTTAGACTTTTACCcacaacattaaaattttaaaaattaaaactccaggaggctgaggcaggagaacagcttgaaccctggaggcagaggttgcagtgagctgagatcgtgctactgcactctagcctgggcaacagagcgagactcaacctcaaaaaaaaaattaaaactcaaaatggatttgaGACCTAAATGTAAGCACTCAAACTTAAAACTTCTAGAGGAGAACACAGGAGAAAATTGTCATGACCTTACCTAGGCAAGTATATTTTGGAGATGACATTAAAAAAcataatccataaaagaaaaaaaactctataaattgaaaaatcaaaattaaaaacttttacagTTCAGGAGTCACCATAACCCAcagtctgggagaaaatatttataatgcatatatctgataaaggacttatatccagaatatataaaaaactcacAACTCAATAAGACAATCCAActaataaaatgggcaaaatatctgaatatattagttcattctctcacattgctataaagaaatacctgagactgagtaatttatagagaaaagaggcttaattggctcatagttctgcaggatgtacaggaagcacagcagcttctgcttctggggaggcctcaggaagcttccaatcatggcagaaggcaaagggggagcaaggagtctcacatggtggaagcaggagcaagaaagagaagggggaggtgccacacacttttaaacagccagatcgcAAGAGAACTCACTACCACAGACCACAGTACCAAAgcggatggtgctaaaccattcatgagaaaccgcCCCCACGGTGACTAGGACTCGTACTCCCATGGAGCAGGCCCATCACACCCTACCTCAATATTGGGAATTATaactgaacatgagatttgggtggggacacagacccaaaccacaTCAATGAATAAACATTTAACTAAATTTTTGTAAAGAGCTAATAATAAGCATACGAAATGATGAGATCTCAATGAGTCACTAGGAAAATGCAACTTAAACCACAACAAGATATGcaaatggctaaaattttaaaagcacagacAATACCAAGTGCTAGTGAGGATGCGGAGTAACAGGAACTCTCATAGGTCGCtagtagaaatgcaaaatattactGCCACATTAGCCAGTGAGTTAAGACAAAACACAAAAGATTGGAAAAGAAGTAtaactgtctttatttgcagatgacattattacAGTGcgtgtagaaaatcctaaggaatctagaaaataaaaactactggAAATAAGTGAATTTAGGATAGAAAGCACCTGCACTCAACCtcggcaacagtgagactccgtcttttaaaaaaaaattttttaaatgataaactgAATTAATCAAAATTGAaatttctgctcttcaaaagacaccactaagaaaatgaaaagcaggcCACAGAGAAAACAGTCACAAGACATTATCTCCAACAAAGGAAATGCACCCAGAACACATAAAGAACTCGACAAGAAAGCagcccgtttttttttttttttaatggaaaagcttcaggccggacgcagtggctcatgcctgtaatcccagcactttgggaggccgaggcgggcggatcacgaggtcaggagatcgagaccatcctggctaacaccgtgaaaccccgtctctactaaaaatacaaaaaattagccaggcgtggtgtggcgggtgcctgtagtcccagctactcgggaggctgaggcaggagaatggcgtgaacccaggaggtggagcttgcagtgagccgagatcacgccactgcactccagcctgggcgacagagcgagactctgtctcaaaaaaaaaaaagattcaaacagactgtttacaaaataaatatctgagtggccaataagcacaggaaaagatacTTGGGGGAAATGCATATTACAACTCCAATGAGATATACACCCAATGGGATGgccaaaatttaaaagacaatttggtgggcagaataatggtccccagagatgtccacatcctaacccCCAGAACCTTACACAGCAAAAGGGACTCTGCAGATGTGATTCGAGTTAAGGGCCTTGAGTTGGGGAGAGGATCCTGGATCATCCAGTGGGCCCAGGTTAACCCCATGGGTCCTTACAACTGCAGCACCTGACCAGGCTGTGGTCAGAGGGAGGTGGAAGGATGGAGGGACAGCCGCATATGCAaggttgctggctttgaagatggtaGAATAAGGCCACAAGCCAAAAAATGTGGACAGGCCCTAGAGTCTAGGAAATGCAAGGACATGGGTTCACCTCAAGCCTCCAGAAAGGAGGGCTCTGCTGACACTGGTTCCAGCCCATGCTGGACTTCTAACCCACAGATCTGCAAGACAATACATTTGTGtgaagccaccaagtttgtggtcaattgttacagcagccctgggacATTAATACAACAATATCAGCATGAGCGAGGACGCGCAGCTGCTGGAACTCCACCCTGTGACTGGAGTGCAACACGGCACAATCGCTTTGGAAAGGCGGTGCCTGAGAACCTTAAATACATAACTGCTCTGTGACCTGGCAGTTGCACTCAGGTATACCCCCAGGAGGCCTGAATGCCTCTGTCCACAGATAGAGACCTGCGCAGCCTACACACACGTTTACTGTAGCTTTCTTCTTGGCAGCCAGGAGGCCCACCACTCAAACCTCCCTTCAAGCAAGGACCTCCCAGGAGTTGCCGCTGAGCTGACAGCCCTGTGGAGTACTGCTGGGATCTGCGCAGCACTTGGGCAGCCCGTGCTCTCCCTGGCCGGGGCCTAGGGTCTGGCCTTCACAACCCAACACAAGGCTAGAATGTCCCGCTGCGCTGGCCAACGCTCCCAGAGCTGCGTCGTCCTCACCTGTAGTTCTGGCAACCTTCCCTGCCCGGCCTCCTCACTCTCCTGGTTTCTTTCAAGGTCTTCTCTCTCATAAATCTCATACTTCTAACTCTCTCGGCATCTTACAAAAATCTAAAGGGTCATCAACAGGTAAGTGGACACACTGTGGTACATTCACAgaatggaatactacccagccagAAGCAGCAAAAACCACGAAACATGTAACCTGGGTGAATCTCAAAACATGAGTAAAAGACACCAGGCTCAAGGGAACACATACTGTGAGATTCTAGTTACATGACATTCTAAAACAAAATGCATCTATAGTGAAAGAAGGGATAACGGGTTGCCTCTGGTGGAAGGGAAATTAACCAGAAAGTGGCACTAAGGAACTTCCTGCAGTGCTGGGGCATTCTGCATCTTGGGGCATGTACGTAAGTGTACAGGTATATAACAACGGCCAGTACCCATCCAGTTG is drawn from Homo sapiens chromosome 3, GRCh38.p14 Primary Assembly and contains these coding sequences:
- the MRPS25 gene encoding small ribosomal subunit protein mS25, with the protein product MPMKGRFPIRRTLQYLSQGNVVFKDSVKVMTVNYNTHGELGEGARKFVFFNIPQIQYKNPWVQIMMFKNMTPSPFLRFYLDSGEQVLVDVETKSNKEIMEHIRKILGKNEETLREEEEEKKQLSHPANFGPRKYCLRECICEVEGQVPCPSLVPLPKEMRGKYKAALKADAQD